TTGATAAACTACGGTTTTGAGGCAGATCAACAAAACTGGGAATCGGTTCAGCTTCAACAGGGCTTTACAAATCAATGGCATCGCAGTTCACAACGAAATAACACTCCAGATGGTTCCTGGTCTATGAAATTTGGAAACCAGGATTTGTCGAGTTATACTTCATCAGGATATGGTGCACTAATATCTCCGGAACTGGCAGTAAACCCCGGGAGTGTATTGAAATTTTGGCACTGGATGGATGCCGAGGATCATGACGATTATCCCAGCCAAGCTTGGGATGGAGGTTTGGTGGAAATGTCTCTCAATGGTGGTGGCTGGAGTTCTATAGAGCCTGTAGGTGGCTATCCGAAAACGATTTATAACAATCCAGCTTCTCCTTTTGATTCTGGAACTCCTGTCTATTCCGGATCTTTTAGCTGGGAGGAAGCAATTTTTGAACTGGGTAACATCACCGGAGTTGCTCAATTCAGATTTGTCTTTGGCAGCGATGGATACGTGGCAGGTGAAGGTTGGTACATAGACGACGTTAGAGTGGAATCTACCAGTGATTCCGATGAAGCCATTGCTGCACCTGTTCAGATAAGCCTGAAGCAAAACTACCCCAACCCCTTCAATCCCAACACCAATATCAGTTTCTATACACCAAAATCTGCTAAAGTCCGCTTGAGTATTTACAACCTGAAGGGGCAACTGGTCACAGATTTGGTAAATAGTGAAGTACCTGCCGGGGAAAATGTGTTTACCTGGGATGGCCGCGATAAAAATGGTCATCCTGTGGCAAGTGGTATCTATAGTTATAGACTTAAGTGTGAGAGTATAACCCAGACCAAGAAAATGATCCTAATGAAATGAAGAAATACCTTGTTCTAACCGGTGCCGGAATCAGTGCTGAATCCGGCATCCGGACTTTTAGAGATTCCGGGGGATTGTGGGAAGATCATCGCGTGGAAGATGTGGCTAGTCCCCAAGGATTTCAGAAGAATCCCAAGCTCGTGTGGGGATTCTATAAGGAACGATATGGAGACAGCATCAATGTAGATCCAAATCCGGCTCATCTTGCCTTGAAAAGGATGGAAGATGCCTTGGGGGATAACTTCCATCTGATTACACAAAATGTAGACGGATTACACACTAAAGCCGGTAACAAGAGAATCTACGAGATGCACGGAAGCTTGAAGAGTTGTTTCTGCGTATCTTGCCGTAGTAGATATCAGTTGGATGAGATTGATCTGGATATGGATGTGCCCCTTTGTCCGAAGTGTAGTGGATTTCTGAGACCTGATATTGTTTGGTTTGGGGAAATCCCTTATTATCTGTATGAGATCGAAGGTAAACTGAAGAATTGCGATGTGTTTATCGTGGTAGGAACCAGCGGCACTGTGTTTCCTGCTGCAGGCTTTGTGATGACAGCAAAGTACTTTGGTGCGCATACCATAGCCGTTAATTTGGATAAACCTGATAATTTCAATTTTATCGATGAGTTCTTTCAGGGTAAATCTGGGGATTTGATTCCGCCATTGGTGGAGAAAGTGATAGGTAGTTTATAATGGAAGACACCCTGTTCTTTGGTCCGGATTTCCTTAGCGAAGATGCAGAGGAGCAAAAAAAGAGTTTAAAGGAAGGCGAGCTTCGTGAAGTAGCGGTTCTATTTGCCGATATCAAAGGCTTCACCAATATATCAAATCTATTTGAACCGGAAGTGATTCACGGTAAGATGGACGAGATCATGAAGATTTTTAGCCGTTGTATTACCTTCTATGGTGGCTTTGTGGATAAGTATATGGGCGACGGCATTATGGCTTTGTTTGGTGCCAAAAAAGCATCGGAACAGGACACCCAAAGGTGTGTACTTGCCGCTATCAAGATGCAGGAGCAATTGAGACTCTACAACAAGCTTTTGAACAGAGAAGCAGGCTTCGAAAGCGTGGAATTGGGCTTGCGCATCGGTATAAATACTGGCATGGTATCCGTGGGGAAAGTAGGTCAATCCCGGGAAGGTGATTTCACAGTATATGGGCCTCAAGTGAACCTGGCCAGCAGGATGGAAAGCAACGCTCCCGTCAATCGAATCATGATGCCAAAGCGAACTATGCTTATGGTGGAAAATATATTCGAGTTTGAAAGTCACGGCCCTGTAGAGGTAAAGGGGATGGATGAAGCCATAGATTGCTGGCTGGTGCTAGGGCAAAAGTCGGAAAGCTTCAAATCCACCACTACAGAATTTATCGGTCGTGAAGAAGAGATGATGATATTGGAGACTGCATTCCAGGAATCCCAAAAAGGCATACGCATTGTAGGATTGAAGGGTGATGCAGGGATCGGTAAAAGCAGATTGTTGGATGAATTCTGCGCCAGAAAACAGGATACGTTGATATTAAAGGGATATTGCTCGCCCATTAGCCCCAGTCCTTTCAATCTTTTTACCCGTATGTTCGAGAACTATTTCCAGATCAAGCATAACATCGCAGCTCTGCAAAAAAAAGAATTACTTACATCCGGATTAAAAGATTTGGCAACAAATGCAGAGAATCCAGCAGATATTTTGGACTGTCTGCCATTAATAGCTCTGCTGATGGAGATTAGGATCCCAGATCCACGCATAGAACAAAAGGGAAAAGACCTTTTGAATCATATTTTACAGGCGATCGAGATTCTTATGCTTGCTATGATCAATCAAGCAAGGGCACAAGGTAAAAGGATCATCATTATCATGGATGACATTCATTTGATTGATGATGCGAGTGCACAAGCTGTTGATTTTATCTTGGACAGGTTTCATATAGATGAACCCCCAATCCTGATTCTGGCTTTATATAGGCTGGATTACTCTATTCTCAAGTCGATTACCGGTCATCCGTCCTTCTCGGAGATGGAGTTAAAAGCTTTTGATCGGGAAAAGATAACTCAGCTTTTAGTAACTTATGCTGGCAGTAAAAAGCTTAGCGATGAAACACTGCAGCTGGTGATCGATCTTTCTGCTGGGAATCCTTTTTATCTGGAAGAGTGGTGCAATTACATCGGGAATCTGCCAAAAACTGATATGGACGAATATCCTGTACCCGGAAATCTTCATGCTCTTATTCTTTCACGTTTGGATAACCTTCCCCCAAACATGCGTTTAATCCTGCACAAAGCAGCAGTAATTGGAAATGAATTCTTTGTTGAGATTTTGCGTGAGGTTGAATCCATGCTCCGTGATTCTGTGAATGTGGAGAGCACTCTGGGGCAGTTGGAAGAACACTCGTTGATCATGAAGCTATTGGGCTTTGACTTCTCCACATACTTCTTCAAACACATAACCACCAGAGAAGTGGCATATCAAACTCTATTGCATCAGAATAGAAAGATGCTGCATGAATTGACCGCAACAGCCATAGAGAACGTATTTTCCAGCAATCTGGACGACTTTGTATTTACTTTGGCAGATCACTATGTAAAAGCAGAGATTTTCCCAAAGGCTATTCCGTATCTGAAGCAGGGAATTGATAAGGCAGCAAAAGTTTACGACAATTCCCTAGCCCTGAAACTGGGATGCCAGCTCCTGGAGTATTCAGAAGATGATCAAGAGAAATGCGAATTAATGGTGAGAATGGCCGATATCCTCTGGATGACGGGGAAATGGGCGGATGCAACGGAATATATAGAATCTGCTACCAAACTGGCAGTTCCCCAAAGCTCTCTGATGTGCGAAATATATCGATTTAACGGTATAGCTGCTTTCTACAGCGGGGATTTTGATACTGCTCTGAAACAGTTTCAGGCTGGCTACGAAGTTGCTACTCAAATAGATGATAAACTGCAGATCTGCGTTGCACAAAGTAACTTGGGAATATGGTATCAACATCATGAGAACTACCCTGAAGCTCTGGATTATCACTTTCGGAGCCTGGAGCTTGCCCGCGAAATGGGGGAGATACAACGGGAAGCCAAAACTCACTCAAATCTGGGTTTAATTTTCCTGGAACAAGGAGAGGGGGACAAGGCATATACAGCTTTCGAAAACAGTTTGAAGTTAAGCCGGGAAAGTATGTTTCTGAAGGATGAATCCATAGCCTTGGGCAATCTCGGCTGGACTTGCCTGAATATGGACAGATTGGATGAGGCATCAGATTGGCTGAATCAAAAGCTGGATTTGGCTACCAAAATGAATGACAAACTGGAAATTATTCAAGCTCTGGGAAACCTGGGAAATGTATATTATGAAATGCATGATTATGCATCGGCGCTGTCATTCTATGAACGCAGTCTGGCACTAAAAGAGCAATTAGGTAACAAGCAAGAAATCGAGCGGAGCAGGAAAGCTGTTGAAATCTGCAAGCAAAAGATTGCTGGACAAGTTTAAGAGCCACTTTTCTGTAATAGATTCGAGCCCACAATGAGTATCAATCCCAGTACTGTGGCGATATGAATCTGCTCCTTCAATACCCCGGATATTATGAACATCGAGAGAAAGGGGCTTAGAAAGATCAAATTTGAGATACGGGCTGTGTTCTCTGCTAATTGCAATGCTTTCAACCATAGAATGAAGGTAAGCCCCATTTCAAATATACCTACCCATAAAGACAGCAATATGGCAGGACACAATATAAAATCAGATCTAAAGACACCTATCTTGCCAATTATCACATGAAGTAAGACAAACATAGTACCTGCCAGAAAATTGTAGAATAGCTTAATGGAGTTACTTCGCGCGTCTTTTAGGCTAATAATCCAATACAAAGCCCATATTATCGAAGAACCCAAAGCCAAAGCAGTTCCCAAAGGATCATCGAAGCTCAGGGATAATAGTTTTCCTTTGGTGGAAATGAGCAAGACACCAACAAAGCTGATTAGCAGTGTATACAAATCCTTCCATCTGAAACGTTCTCCTAACAGCAGAACTGATAGAAGAGGAAGTACCAATGCCCAAGTGTAGTTCAGAGATTGCGCTTCCTGTGCCCTTAAACGTGAATATGCTGTAAATAGAACTATATAATACAAATATGGGTTCAATAATCCCGCTGGGAATGAACGCATGATGTTCTTGCTAAAACTGCGGAAACAATCCCGTTTGGTAACAGCATTATATGAAGCTAGAAACAACGTAGCAACTATGGAGGACAGCAATAATAATCCTACCGGATTCAAGTGCTTCAATCCCAGTTTGAAAGCTGTGGACACACTACTCCATGCGAGGATGGCAAATGCCGCATATATATAGCTGAGCTTTTGTTTCTTCATGGCACAAAAAAAGGGGTGACTGGGTCACCCCTTGCATAAGCTTTAGCTTGTTATCCTTTCAAAGACTGCAGTATTCTGGTAAAAGTCTCCTGTAGAGAGGTATTCTGAGTCTTAGCAGCACCCAGAATGATGAACTGAACTGCATCCTCGCTGGTGTTGTCCCATTGATACCATTTTTGAGCATAATCAATCATATCTTGATACTTCTCCAGATCATTGAGTAGCATACAAAGTTGAGCATAGTCTTCTTGATTTGATCTAAGGTTGATGAGCTGTTTCAAGTATGTAGCTGTAAGCTCTTTGTTGCCAGCGCGATAAGCGATATCCTTGGCATTTTGGATAATGTCAACGTCGCCGGGTTGCAGGTCAAGTGCAGCCTGTATGGTCTCAAGGGCTTTAGCGTATTGTTCCATCTCATAATAAGCATAGGAGAGATTCATGAGGTTGTCTGTGTTGGCTGGAGCATTTACTCTGGCTTTCTCGAAGTACTTTGTGGCTTCGGTCCAGTTCTTCATGTTGAAGTAGAAAGCACCGGTTTCCAGGATGTAGTCCTGGTTGTTTGGATCCTGCTGGATCAGACTCAAGAGAATCTCTTCAGCTTTTGCATCATCCTTTAGCTCTTTTTGATAGATGTCTTTTAGGCGGATCATCGGTTCGTAACGATCCGGTCTGAGCTCGTGGGCGAGTACAAAAATTTCCATGGCTTCCTGTGTGTTTCCAGCAGTAATGGCTGCGTCACCAGCACGGTAAATCCTGGTCCAGGCACTATCACGACGGCGCGTCATATCTCTGATGTCCAGTTTCTCTTCGTTGCTGAGATTCTCGTATCCTTCATATATGGCAAGAGCTTTACTATAATTCTCAAAGGCTTCTTTATTGTATTGTACAGCTTGTAAGGGGAAGTTTTCACCTTTATGCAGGCTGATGTCCGCAATGCGGCGTAGGGATAGGGCATGATCGGGATGTGTCTGTAGAACTTTACGGTAGAATTCTTCTGCTTTTTCCACATTCTGCTGTGCGTAATATACACCTGCGGTTTTGGCATTCACATTTGCCTGAGGGCTCAGTTTTTGCCTGGCGCTGCTGCATGCGCCCAGACCTAATGCCAGAGCCAGCAAGACTATAATGAGTTTTCTCATAAGGAATCTCCTGTGCTATTCTTTTCTTTCAATAAAAAATGCATGGCAGAATAAGTCAAGCCCTTTTTATCGATCATATCGAACATAGATAACAGGACTATTTGTATATTCATGCACTACAACAAGATAATTGGAACACGTATCGAAAACGCTATTTTGTACTTGACGAATACAGCATGATCTCCAAAGTGACACAAATTATACCTTTAA
This genomic interval from Candidatus Cloacimonadota bacterium contains the following:
- a CDS encoding tetratricopeptide repeat protein is translated as MRKLIIVLLALALGLGACSSARQKLSPQANVNAKTAGVYYAQQNVEKAEEFYRKVLQTHPDHALSLRRIADISLHKGENFPLQAVQYNKEAFENYSKALAIYEGYENLSNEEKLDIRDMTRRRDSAWTRIYRAGDAAITAGNTQEAMEIFVLAHELRPDRYEPMIRLKDIYQKELKDDAKAEEILLSLIQQDPNNQDYILETGAFYFNMKNWTEATKYFEKARVNAPANTDNLMNLSYAYYEMEQYAKALETIQAALDLQPGDVDIIQNAKDIAYRAGNKELTATYLKQLINLRSNQEDYAQLCMLLNDLEKYQDMIDYAQKWYQWDNTSEDAVQFIILGAAKTQNTSLQETFTRILQSLKG
- a CDS encoding adenylate/guanylate cyclase domain-containing protein, which translates into the protein MEDTLFFGPDFLSEDAEEQKKSLKEGELREVAVLFADIKGFTNISNLFEPEVIHGKMDEIMKIFSRCITFYGGFVDKYMGDGIMALFGAKKASEQDTQRCVLAAIKMQEQLRLYNKLLNREAGFESVELGLRIGINTGMVSVGKVGQSREGDFTVYGPQVNLASRMESNAPVNRIMMPKRTMLMVENIFEFESHGPVEVKGMDEAIDCWLVLGQKSESFKSTTTEFIGREEEMMILETAFQESQKGIRIVGLKGDAGIGKSRLLDEFCARKQDTLILKGYCSPISPSPFNLFTRMFENYFQIKHNIAALQKKELLTSGLKDLATNAENPADILDCLPLIALLMEIRIPDPRIEQKGKDLLNHILQAIEILMLAMINQARAQGKRIIIIMDDIHLIDDASAQAVDFILDRFHIDEPPILILALYRLDYSILKSITGHPSFSEMELKAFDREKITQLLVTYAGSKKLSDETLQLVIDLSAGNPFYLEEWCNYIGNLPKTDMDEYPVPGNLHALILSRLDNLPPNMRLILHKAAVIGNEFFVEILREVESMLRDSVNVESTLGQLEEHSLIMKLLGFDFSTYFFKHITTREVAYQTLLHQNRKMLHELTATAIENVFSSNLDDFVFTLADHYVKAEIFPKAIPYLKQGIDKAAKVYDNSLALKLGCQLLEYSEDDQEKCELMVRMADILWMTGKWADATEYIESATKLAVPQSSLMCEIYRFNGIAAFYSGDFDTALKQFQAGYEVATQIDDKLQICVAQSNLGIWYQHHENYPEALDYHFRSLELAREMGEIQREAKTHSNLGLIFLEQGEGDKAYTAFENSLKLSRESMFLKDESIALGNLGWTCLNMDRLDEASDWLNQKLDLATKMNDKLEIIQALGNLGNVYYEMHDYASALSFYERSLALKEQLGNKQEIERSRKAVEICKQKIAGQV
- a CDS encoding NAD-dependent deacylase gives rise to the protein MKKYLVLTGAGISAESGIRTFRDSGGLWEDHRVEDVASPQGFQKNPKLVWGFYKERYGDSINVDPNPAHLALKRMEDALGDNFHLITQNVDGLHTKAGNKRIYEMHGSLKSCFCVSCRSRYQLDEIDLDMDVPLCPKCSGFLRPDIVWFGEIPYYLYEIEGKLKNCDVFIVVGTSGTVFPAAGFVMTAKYFGAHTIAVNLDKPDNFNFIDEFFQGKSGDLIPPLVEKVIGSL
- a CDS encoding DMT family transporter, with the translated sequence MKKQKLSYIYAAFAILAWSSVSTAFKLGLKHLNPVGLLLLSSIVATLFLASYNAVTKRDCFRSFSKNIMRSFPAGLLNPYLYYIVLFTAYSRLRAQEAQSLNYTWALVLPLLSVLLLGERFRWKDLYTLLISFVGVLLISTKGKLLSLSFDDPLGTALALGSSIIWALYWIISLKDARSNSIKLFYNFLAGTMFVLLHVIIGKIGVFRSDFILCPAILLSLWVGIFEMGLTFILWLKALQLAENTARISNLIFLSPFLSMFIISGVLKEQIHIATVLGLILIVGSNLLQKSGS